In Lathyrus oleraceus cultivar Zhongwan6 chromosome 2, CAAS_Psat_ZW6_1.0, whole genome shotgun sequence, the DNA window GGTGGACATTTCTGAGTTCTCGGTGGACTGGCTACCAGAGCATCCACCAAATTTAATGAAGAGACAACGGGAGCCGTCTGGCAAGTCCAAGAAGGCGAAGAAGGCAAAGCTGAGAGAAACTTCTGGGTCAAGAGCTCTAGTCCCTCTGGCTGACTCCCCAAGTAAATCTATACCTCTTTCCCGCTCTATAAAACTTAATCCtattgcttcttctcttccctAAACCACTCACATCTACACATCATCTAAAACACCCCCTCTCAACCACCAGAACCTCTAACCCACCATCTCTCAAATTCATCCTTACAACCACCACACTACCCGTTTTTGAAGCAGAAATGTTGAACGAAACTACCTCACCATCTGCATCCTCACCTTCATCCCCACTATACTATATCCTTTCATCTGACAACGAACCATCTGACTCCCAATCCCCCACTCTAGCTCAGCTTCAAGCTtgtgctctggcctctcaacaaCCATCATAAAttgaacctgaacctgaagtcacttctCCACCCCCTGAACAACAAAATCCACCTCCATCTGACCAACCACAAACACCACCACCTGCACGACAATCTAATCCACCTCCTGAACAACCAATACCCTCACCATCTGAACCTCAACCTAATCCACCTCCTCAACAACCAATACCCTCCTcatctgaacctcaaccaaaTCCACAACCTGAACAAACAACATCATCTCCCTCTGTTATTCCCTCACCACCAACCTCTGTTGCCACCATCATTCCCATTCAAAATCCAGATGACACCAATCAAACCCCTCCATCCTCCCCCGCCTTTGACTCTGAACCAGAAACTGCCTTCCCCATCTTAGAAGAAGCAATAATtgtttttgcagagtcttcagtgGAGAAGATCAAGTGTCTGTCTATCAACTCTGGAATCAATGATGATCCCTTTACAGTAAGGAtccactggaacagagtgatcaGATGGATAACCTCTGAAtccttcaaactgaaaggcctctTTGAACAAGTCCacaacgacttcatcagagatgctgatATAAGGCTCCAAGCTCGCTTGGCCAGAGAGGATGAAGAAAAGGTCAGgaaggaagcagaagagaaagctCGCCTGGAAGAAGAGCAGAGGACCAGAGAAGATGAAGAAAAGGTTGTTGGTGAAGTTGTTGCTGTTGCGGCTGCTGCTGAGGCTGAGGCACAAGCTAAAGCCGAAGCTGAAGAAGTGGCACGCGTTGTTGTAGAGGAAGCTGCCAAGGCCAGTGCTGATGCTTTGACTCAGGGGGAGAAATCTAACTCTGGTTTTTCCCCTCTGGTCTTAAAGACTCTAGAGGAATTACAAAAGGAACAACAAGTGATACGAGCTAGGTTGGATCACCAGGATTCCGTCAACACCAACATTCAGAACCTGTTGACTCagctgctccaaaggatgcctcctcccccaaacccttaggcacttaggctctttgtttgtttctttttcttctgATGTTTTTATGCCTTCTGATCTATGCTTTCATTGCTGCCTATCTGTACCTGTTTTTCTCTGTTATATGAATATCCATGTCTTTCCTATTTTTTtctaagtctttttgattctgacaaaaaagggggagaactaaaacagctCTGATGAGAACATATCTAAAACCTCTCAAGGCACTGCAAAcattaataaatattaataacTTATGACGACTAAAGTTATGCAGGATAATAGTTAAGGCACAAAACCAACTCCACACAAGGAAGGTCTGGTAAGAACTTTTGTTAAATCTAAtgatctaactcagggggagtccaTTCCTTTTATCTGTTCTGAGATATTACGTACTGTTTCATCATTACTCTGacttgttttgtcatcatcaaaaagggggagattgtaagaacaaatttagttctacaatgtatctctaagattttgatgataacaaaggatgaaacaaaaatggtaccctaacgaaatttttcgAAGTGTACAGGACTCTGATCAAAACAATCAGATAGacaatcatcagatacagaatcaagcACTAAGATACTACTCAGAAGATAACGTGACCAGAAGGCTCTGACTCTGATCCAACGCAGGTGCTAgaagtcaaaaactcaaaaagaGAAGAGTGAATCCAGACTCTAAAGACATACGCTCTGAAGAAGTCAAATAAAGAGAAACTCTGATGAAGTCAGATACAAGCATCCTCTGAAGACGAATATTGCTAAATAAAGACTCTAACTACAGGATTCGCTGATTCAAGAAAACTTAACCTTGAAGAAAATTTCTTATAGAAAGAAACTATTTTTAGAAGGAAGTTATGACGCTCCCATTACTGCTTTGGAAAGAACAAGGAGAGTAATGAAATtaatcattcttcaatgaccaagattttgTCATTAACATCACCCAGCGGTCCTCCCATTCTCCTATAAAAAGGATGGAACGCTTCACAAGAAACACACCTGAGATACACGAGAATACAATTCTTCCATTACTTTCTTTCACTCTCTCACGAGCTTTTGCTCTTACGTGAGAACTTTTCTTGCTCTTATACTTTGTAATATTTTCTTATTGTTAGAAGCACTATTCATTACTAATCATATAATTACCaagatatttcctcaagtgactctgtgaagtctgaatacttgagagggctaaggggTTATTTAtcttagacggttgtttgtgtaatctttcaatattagtggattaagtcctttttgaaggcgaaatcaccttggccgggtggactggagtagctttgaatttcaagcgaaccagtataaaattctgtgttgAATCCTTTTTATTCTGTGTGTGTCTAAGATCTTAAAAAgtttttattttccaaaacaattcaaacccccctttcttgtttttctctaccttcagaTACTTAGGTTTAAGAACTGAGTTCTTACCCTTTGTATGTTTTTGTGTCCATGCAGAAATATCAAGCTCAGTGCCAGCATGCACGaaatgcacatagagaggttttggttttaccttctgactttcgtcaggttttaTAATTTATGTACAACTTAAACCTTTCTTTCCATTTCTACCAACTCTATAGATCAAGGAATCCCTTTTGCTTATATCTATGCTTTTAGCTAGAAAATACTGGAATGCTCTTTCATATCTAATAACGTAATCAGTACCAGGAGCTTCTGAGACTATTTCCTCCTctaattttgaaattttgtttttcaaagcagggttgttactttctaaagaaaataatttttcatttagagaggaaatataTTTCTCAAGCTCACTGCGAGTTTTAGAAGCAACTACTTTGACTTATTTAAGTTCCTTGTAtttactctgaagactctggtacttttccatCATTTTAGAGAGACATGATTCAAGATCAGAACgagataggttagaaaatacctcCTCAATATCGGAGTcggattctgattctgataataCCTTGTCTTCTAGTTTGTCAGAACCTTATGGATTATCTATAGTTGTCATCAATGCAACGTTGGGTTTTTCTtcgtcagaatcttcttcttcgGATTCTGAGTCATCCGGTGTAGCCATCAGCCCCTTCTCGCCTTTAGAAAAATTCTTCTTAGGCCTTCTATCCTTTTTCAACTTAGGACAATCATTTTTGTAGTGGCctggctccttgcactcaaaCCAGATAACTTCTTTTTGAGAACCTCGCTTCTTTAGTCAAGATGAAGAACCAAAACGACCAGCAGTCCTTATGGTTCCTCTGAACTTCCATTGACCAGTGTTCCTGTGCTTCCAGAGTTTGTTGCCTCTCTTTGAAATTagagacaactcatcatcatcttctgagtcttcatcagatccttctgattcttcctcagaTTGATAAGCTTTTGTCTTCTCATGCTTAGACTTTAAGGCAACATATTTACCTtgcttctgaggttcatcttcctcgagctcaatcctgtggcttcttaaagaactaacaagttcttcaagactgatacTGTTGAGATCATTTGCCAGCTTCAAAGCAGTTATCATATGTTTCCATTTTTTAGGAAGACTTCTGATAATCTTTTTGACGTGGTCAACTGTAGAGTATCATTTGTCCAGAACTTTCATTCctgcaacaagcatctgaaaccttgagaacatagtctcaattGTTTCATCGTCTTCTGTTTTGAATGCCTCGTACTTATAGATTAAGGACAAGGAATTTGTCTCATTTACTTGAGCATTCCCCTCATGtgtcatcctcagagagtcaaatATGGATTCGGAAGAATCTatgtttgttatcttctcatactcagtataagagataGCATTTAGCAATATAGTTCTGGCCTTAtggtgatttttgaaatctttcttttgttgatcagTCATAGCACTTCTTGCTATATTATTTCCTTCAGCATTAACTGGGTGAACATAGTCATCGACTACAAaatcccagagatcaacatcgtaaccaagaaagaaacttttgattctatctttccaataatcaaatttctcaccatcaaatTTTGATGGTTTTGCATTGTAGTAATCTCTTTCATTATTGTTAACAATGTTAACAGCGTTAGCAGCGgccattgtttctcacacaaactgGATCGATACTAAACACGGTGAAATGTTGATAAATAttttatcacaatcagaatcGGAGCTCTGATGCCAATGGAATGTGTAAAAAAtacaagaaatgggggtttgaattgggttttacaaaacaaaagctttttaccaactcaagaacaccacttaaaaGTTAACAACAAAGAGttaaaaacacaagtatttttatcctggttcgcttgaaactcaaagctactctagtccacccgccaatgtgattttgccttatacacaaggacttaatccactataatcaacagattataataattacaaagaataaccttctttttcttctcaaggatccgactataccctagtctccttaaggactcacaaagaataaccttctttgtcttctcaaggatccgactatactctagtctccttaaggaattaaataaatagtttgaatgatattttgtgtgttacaagttgcttctatacaagcagattttacacaaatgataaacaattacttaaagaaaaactgtgtaTAAAGAATGATAGCTTTTTACAAAGAAACAGACTTGTCAAGTTGTTATAGCACCgacattttcttcaagtctccaagtctcacttatatagaATAAGAAGAAGAATGTTAGAGGAGAAATGGGAAAAGCTCATAGAGcggttgtccactgttggatggtgaaaggagtgatactgTGTACTGTCTTTCGCCCATAAAATCAGTGACAGATGTGATGTATAGTAATGTCCTTGCCTACGAAATCAGATAGTGGAAAtgatatttgatttgtactatgtatAATTTGATCACGTACCctttgatcttatcttcaagttcattggcttctgatgaaagttgatgaagcatgaaatgaagaaacatagagctggattcagaaacttcagaatctttggttAGAACCCTGatagtctggcttgagatcttcagtatcttcataatcttcagagtctttagaACCTACAatcagaaccttgataacctcaatcgtctgccttgagatcttcagaatcttcagctatATAACACAACTTCATAAGCTTGCCATTCTTTAGTAGcttggtgatcagagtcacgttCAGAAGCACGAACTGAGAGAACGTTGCAGCAACAACAACATATTGTCTCTTTagaagcttctcaggagtgaatcagcaCAGAAGTAGAAAGATCATTACACCAGCAACATTGAACCTCTTTCAGAACTTATTATAAATGGCGCAGAAGCGAATTGGAACACATTGTTCAGAAACTGATGGCGTTGCACAtcatatactcagaatcagaactggttgttaaaactacacaataacaaaccattatGGTACCAAAATTGTTCTAACACAAATAaaacattgttatcatcaaaactcaaggtatggatgcagaaccaaatcttgttctaacaggTTTGCAGGGATTCTTTCATTGGAGACAAAAGTCATGTTGCACACTAGGTGCTTGTGGATCAAAACTAGGCTCTTGATGGCAAATATTGGAACAAGATACCACAAGTTTGGTGAATAATTGTAGAGTAACTTTTGGAtgtggagagagagagagagagagagagagagagagagagagagagagagagagagagagagagagagagagagagagagagagagagagagagagagaattgaGGGTGAGAAGTTATGATTGCAGACACCTAGGATGAGAATGCATCTTATACATTTATACATGAGCTACAATATGATTGGGAAACAAAATGATCAAGTGAAATAACAGAAAAGTACAAAAATCGGGattgtaaccggttacaccattTGATTAACAGGTTACATCTGACATAAAAATTAAATCTCCTTCAGTGATAACTGGTTAATGCAATAGGTTAATCGGCTACAGCAACGAAAAACACCACACTTCTATTACTTAGATATGTTTTTGACCTTGATGTAATTAGTTATCACCCAGTGTTAACATGTTACAATTACTTAAATAATATTTCAATATGGAATTGTGTTTTAATATAATTTCTTAGATCATTACCGTCTTTCCGGAAAAAAAATTGAAGTAACTTTTATTAAGGACTAACTTCCTTATTTATAAGTATTGTTTACATGTGCGACACATTACTATActtatttttataaaaaaaattcaacaGTTGAATTGACCAAAGATAGTTCAAATCTTTTTCCCAATTGGCCGGAATGCAGGCAATTAAAGTCATGAAGGAAGTGTTGAAAAATGACTCATCCCATATGAATGCCGAAACTTCTTCGTTATTTTAGTTGTGACAAGAAACTGTATGTCTCATACTTTTTTATATACACAGCGATGCGCGTGGATGCTACTTGTTTGTTTTTTCTTCTAAAAAAGTAAACTTTAGTTCTAACTGTTCAAAAGCTATATAAAAGAACCTAGTACATTATGTAGTAATAGTATCATCCTATTTTAAGAGTTAAGAAACATTTCTATTTTTTTTCCGACACAAATTCCTTCAATCGCATTTGAATAATGTTGAACATATAACTTTGATTTATCGTATGGTAGACACCTAAATCTTTAACTAGATTGAACAGAACCATCCACATTGAGGCTCGTGTGCTACAAATATAATTTGTTTTATCTTAAGGACTTATTTGTAAAACTTCAAATATCTCAAGCAACTTATATTTTTATAGTGTTAAATAGGACGTGTTGACAAGAGCGTGTTTGATGATTATTGTCATTGTGTTTTGCGGTTTGACAAACGCGAAACCAACACGGCAACCTTAAACATAAATACCAGTCAACTTGAAACAACAAACGACACTCACACTAGTTTCCCACGTTTCATTGTTCTTCATCCAACATTGGTTAACAAATAGTAACATGGGTCTTTGTTTCGCATCCCTCAACATCCTCCACACTTCATGGAGCAATGAGAGAGCTAAGAaagattcatcatcatcatgtaataAGAGTAAAGTTTGGGAGATGGGAAATAGTGAAAGTGGAAAACTTCTAGAACTATCAAACTTGAAGGTGTTTAGCTATGGAGATTTGAAAATAGCAACAAAGAGTTTCAAATCAGATGCTTTGCTTGGGGAAGGTGGTTTTGGAAAAGTGTATAAAGGTTGGTTAAACGCTGAAACACTCGCTCCTGTCAAAGCTGGTTCAGGAATGATGGTGGCTATCAAGAAAATGAAACCTGATAGTTTGCAAGGTGTTCAAGAATGGCAGGTAATTTCATTTTCGTTTCAATTCATTGAGGACTCTTTGCTCTATTCAGCTATCTGACTTTATTGTTTCTTGTGTTTTTGCATGATAATGCAGACAGAAATCAACTTTTTAGAAAGGATTTATCATCCCAACTTGGTTAAGCTACTTGGTTATTGTAGGGACGATGATGAATTTCTTCTTGTGTATGAGTTTATGCCAAGGGGAAGCTTGGAGAACCATCTATTTAGAAGTATGAACTTTGAGACAATTAATGTTAATAAGCAAAAAAAATTAATAGTCATGTATTTGAGTTTAAACTcaattttgttttgttttttggTTAGGAAATACTAACAGAGAGCCATTTTCTTGGAAAACCCGTCTCAGAATAGCTATTGACGCAGCCAGAGGTTTGGCTTTCTTGCATTCTTCAGAAAAACAAGTCATATACAGAGATTTTAAGGCTTCTAATATACTTCTTGATGGGGTTAGTTTTTTTTTGGCTAGTTTCTCTCTTTTATGTTGATCTTATTATCTCGTATATTCCGTAATTATTTTGACAATCAATCATTTGTGTTCTACAGAATTACAATGCAAAGATTTCAGATTTTGGATTGGCTATATTTGGACCATCAGGGGGAGATTCACACGTGACTACTAGGATCATGGGCACACATGGTTATGCTGCCCCAGAATACATTGCAACAGGTGATTATAACTACATCTACTTTTATATCTTTACAGAGTAAATGGATGATTTTTGAATTGACCATGGGAAATAGTCTAATATGGGTTGTGTGATATTATTATTCCGCAGGTCATTTGTATGTGAAGAGTGATGTTTATGGATTTGGTGTTGTGCTACTTGAAATGTTGACAGGATTGCAAGCACATGATTCAAAAAGGCCTTCAGAGCAGCAGAATCTGGTTGAATGGATTAAGCCTTCTCTCCCGGATAAAAGAAAGTTGATAAGTACCATAATGGATTGTAGGTTAGAGGGCCAATATTCACCAAAGGCAGCGTTAGAAACAGCTAAGCTTATTCTTAAATGCCTTGAATCTGACCCTAGAAAACGTCCTTCTATGAATGATGTTTTGGAGACATTGGAAGGCATAAGAGCTATTAAGGATAGAAGGAAGATATCCAAGAATCGCTGCACTAAGTCTGCAGCTACTTAGCTATGATTAATTTACAAAAGCTATTGAGGGTGAACGTTTTATCCATCCATTTTTCAGGCATTTTCCTGATATCACAATTTTTTCTCTCCTGTTTGTGTCTTGTTAAGGGGCCATTTCACATGCATCCCTTCTAAAGGATGCATGATTGGTATGAATATTATTGTTTCACATGGAACCCATAAACATAGGTACGCTTCCTGTCCTAGTTATGTCCTTGAAATTTATCTACAAGTATTGAATGGTGAGAGTGGGTACTGAAAAAAATTTACCATGCAAGCATAGCAATTTTTAGAATCATACTGACTAGTTACAGCCATGGATTCACTTTTGTTATATACCTGAAAGAAATTCTAAACAAAAAATCATGGAAGAACCCAAGTTCTTAACATTCCAATAATATATTTGTAAGATCGCTGCATTTTCTTCTTTTTATCTAACTATCTATCATTCATCTCTAATCAATCCAAACAAGGAAAACCATGGTCACATCGGATCCCTACCCAGGAAGTATGCAACTACAGACAAGATTTTTTCAATCTCCCTCCCTCCTATTCATAGAGATAAACTATTTATAACTAAATTTAAAAAAGGAAGCAATGTAGAATGTCACATAAAATCCACTGCCAACATTGACCAAGGCAAATATTATGTAGTAACCTTGACTTATAAAATAAATATGTAAAATTATTGCATGATATGGATTTGCTTATAAGCATACAATATAATCAGAGGAACCTTAAAATGTTTCCATCTTAAACAAAAAGTACagataaaaaaaaaatcaaatatacATGGAGGGGGGGAAACATCAATCAAGCAGCAATCACTTGAGTAGGATGTCATTGGACTATGACATACTGCAAATTAgtaataaataacaaaaatatgaTAAGCAGCAAAAGAGGGGCTTAAAGATTGAATTCGTATAATAGATTTAAATGTAGAACTAAATCCCCTGATGGTGACTCCTATTGCAGAAGCTGAATACTTCACAAAATTCTAATTCCCCAAATTGATTTGCGTAGAACTTAACGAGAGGGGTTGTTTAGGCGGGGTCTGTTGCAGAAAACCCGTCCGTTGGCCCTCACAAAAGCTGCTATACCGACACTAATGCCAGCCCACATTAGTGAAAAG includes these proteins:
- the LOC127123570 gene encoding eukaryotic translation initiation factor 4 gamma-like, which produces MEDVTVDIGRPLNARNLKSMGVIEQVRIKPTQDTSWEALKDQRKNPNGLYLFSKIDPPEVVAHYLQDLANQGVDISEFSVDWLPEHPPNLMKRQREPSGKSKKAKKAKLRETSGSRALVPLADSPITSPPPEQQNPPPSDQPQTPPPARQSNPPPEQPIPSPSEPQPNPPPQQPIPSSSEPQPNPQPEQTTSSPSVIPSPPTSVATIIPIQNPDDTNQTPPSSPAFDSEPETAFPILEEAIIVFAESSVEKIKCLSINSGINDDPFTVRIHWNRVIRWITSESFKLKGLFEQVHNDFIRDADIRLQARLAREDEEKVRKEAEEKARLEEEQRTREDEEKVVGEVVAVAAAAEAEAQAKAEAEEVARVVVEEAAKASADALTQGEKSNSERHDSRSERDRLENTSSISESDSDSDNTLSSSLSEPYGLSIVVINATLGFSSSESSSSDSESSGVAISPFSPLEKFFLGLLSFFNLGQSFL